In Bermanella sp. WJH001, the genomic stretch GGAAAAGCCTTAATCAAAGGCAAAGAAGTCTTTTTACTCTTCCCTACTACCTTCATGAATTTAAGTGGCCAAGCGGTTCAAGCCCTTGCTAACTTTTATAAAATTCCTGTAAATGAAATTTTAGTATTACACGATGAGCTCGACCTCCCCACTGGCACAGCCAAACTAAAACTAGGTGGTGGTCACGGTGGACAAAATGGTCTGCGAGACATCATCAGTAAAATGGCCAACGACAAAAACTTTTATCGCTTGCGTATTGGTATCGGACATCCCGGTGATAAAAATAAAGTCACAGGCCATGTATTGGGCAAACCCAATAAAGACGAATTAAAAAAGATTGAAACCATCATCGACGCAGCTGCTTCTGAAATAGACAGCCTGGTCACAGGTGATTGGGCTGGGGCAATGAATCGCCTGCACAGTGTAAAAGCATAAGATGTAAATCGAGAGACGTTTGATGAGTCACCGTTCATCACCATGACTTAATCCAACTGTTTTAAATCGCTCAACCTGAAAATTTTGAAATATCTTGGAGCTGGAAGACCACAACCATCTAACGTCTTCCTTCTCCCATCTCACGGAGATACAACATGGGTTTTAAATGTGGCATTGTCGGCTTACCAAACGTTGGTAAATCTACCCTTTTCAACGCACTGACTAAATCTGGTATTGGCGCAGAAAACTTTCCGTTTTGCACCATTGAACCAAACAGTGGCGTAGTGGCCATGCCAGACCCTCGCCTAGATGCGCTAGCTGCCATTGTTAATCCGCAAAAAGTAATTGCCACTACCATGGAGTTTGTGGATATCGCAGGTCTTGTAAAAGGCGCGTCAAAAGGTGAAGGACTAGGTAATCAGTTCTTAGCGAATATTCGTGAAACTGATGCGATTGCTCACGTTGTACGCTGCTTCGAAGATGACAACGTTATTCACGTTGAAAACAAGATTAACCCTGCTGACGATATTGATGTTATCAATTTAGAGCTTATTTTGGCTGACCTTGAGTCCGCAGAAAAGCAACTGCAACGTGTTACTCGCACAGCAAAAAGCGGTGATAAAGACGCGGTTGCCGATAAGAATTTACTAGAAAAAATGGTTGCCCACTTAGAAAGCGATCAACCTATTCGTTCTATGGACTTAAGTGATGACGATAAAAAACGCGTACGCTTATTTCACATGATTACCGTTAAACCAACCATGTACATCGCCAACGTAGCCGAAGACGGATTTGATAATAACCCGTTCTTAGATACTGTTCGTGACATTGCCGCAAAAGAAAACGCGGTTGTTGTACCGGTTTGCAATAAGATCGAACAAGAAATTTCTGAACTAGACGACCCAGAAGACATCGCTATGTTTCTTGAAGAAATGGGGCAAAGCGAGCCAGGCCTAAACCGAGTGATTCGTGGTGGTTATGAATTACTTGGCCTACAAACTTACTTTACCGCCGGTGTAAAAGAAGTACGTGCTTGGACCATTAAACAAGGCAGCACCGCACCACGGGCAGCAGCGGCTATTCACACTGATTTTGAAAAAGGCTTCATTCGTGCTGAAACCATGGCTTATGATGACTTTATCGAATACAAGGGTGAGGCTGGCTGTAAACAAGCGGGTAAACTTCGTGTAGAAGGTAAAGAATACATCGTTAAAGACGGCGATATCTTGCACTTCTTGTTTAATGTTTAATGTTTAATGTTTAATGTTAGACGCTAGACGCTAGACGCTAGACGCTAGACGCTTTTAAAATAAGAACCGCTTGTGGTAACACAAGCGGTTTTTTTATTGAAACTATAAATTACCTTGAATGTGCTCCATTACGAAGTCATAGGCTATTTGGCCAACTTCACGACCAATCGCTTGTCCCGCTGGCACTGCGTCAGGGAAATGTACTCCTGCCCAAACACGAGATTCACCACAATCATTTTCAAAGTCTGTCCAAGTTTCAAAAACAATCTGAGTATCTGCCGCAGGTGTAACACCAGGTTCAACTCCAGATGCTCCAGCGGGGATAGGAATATACCAATCTAAATCATCACTACCCAAAAATTGTCGAGCTGCCAATGCATGCGCAGTACAAAAGCTTGCTGAAGCAGATGGATACTCAGGGTGATCCGCTACACTCATGTAACTTTTCCATTGATTAGCTGGCATATCACTCACCGTACCTTGCCCAGGGCCTCCCCAACTGGTTACTGTATTATCTTTCCAGATATAGCCGATTGCACTAAACGGACGAACGGCATCATGGCGGTATTTTTCTTGCCAAATGGCGATAGCCGTATCAAATGCAGCTAGGTTCACAGCAAAATCAAGATGCACAAAATCCATTAAAGACAATTGATATAGCTGAGCGGCTTGTAACGCAGAAAAACCTAAACTTCTAAATTTATTATCAAAGAACTCTGCTTTGAGTTTTTGATCTTCAGTAAGGTTTGCTGATGCCTCTAATACAGCTTCCGCTTGATTGACATATCCATTCCAATTAAGAACAAAACTATTCCAAGGTCTTGGTGCACGAAATACCTTGGGACTAGGATAAGAATAAGGTGTCACATTTTTAAGCTGAGGTGTTACAAATTGTTGAGCTTTAAAAAGCCCACCACCACTACCCACAATCGCAGGCTGCCACTTACTCGGGAATATTAATTTGTTTGGTGAATTCTTTGCTTTATAACCTGTATAGTCTGCATAAGGCATACGATTATATTTTGCTTCTGCCCCATCAGAAGCTATGTTACCTAATTGGTTCATGCCATCATTTTCACGATTGAGTACAACATTTATGCCGGCAAGATTTCCCAATCCTTCGGGCGTATTAATATCAGTCGTCGTATTAAATGGATCAAGCCCAACATTGGATAACATCGTATTCCATGTTTCGATCCGCTTTGGATGCAAGCTTTTCATCACATGATAACTTGCATAAAAAAGTGCAATATTTTTTTCACGATTAGAGTCTTCGCTTTTACGATGACTATGCTTTGTATAAACCCCGATTGCTGTTGGGTGATAAGGTGCAATAGCATCAAACCAAGCATTCGTGATTAATGTTGTATTGCGCAAGATTAAAGTGGCATCTCCAGCACCTGCAGACACATCTTGTAAAATCACAGGAATAACGGTCGGAATAATCACTTCAGCAGGCGCGTTACCTGCGTCAAAGTCAAAACTATAGGCATGAGCTAATGGCATAAAACTGAATACAACAACCAGTAAGCTTGCTTTTACTTTTTTAAGTAAAACGAATGGCTTCATTTTTTAGTCCCTAAATAATTTGGTTGGAAAATTGCTGTACTCATATCAATAACCAAAACTAACTAAAACTACTAATATGAATAACGTTTGAATTCTATGCCAGCTAAATAGCAGAAGCCTAAGCAATCAAAGTGATTCCCCAATAAATGCTTAGACTAATATAGTCAGGGTTGTATATAAGTCCGGCTTGGGTATTGCCTAAGATAACCAAGAAGCATGGACAACTGCCTAGTAGCACCCAATAAACATTAATATTTGTTATGAGTAATCATCAGATATATTCATTTAAATAATATATAAAAACCTTCTACCATGATGCTCAA encodes the following:
- a CDS encoding vanadium-dependent haloperoxidase, whose product is MKPFVLLKKVKASLLVVVFSFMPLAHAYSFDFDAGNAPAEVIIPTVIPVILQDVSAGAGDATLILRNTTLITNAWFDAIAPYHPTAIGVYTKHSHRKSEDSNREKNIALFYASYHVMKSLHPKRIETWNTMLSNVGLDPFNTTTDINTPEGLGNLAGINVVLNRENDGMNQLGNIASDGAEAKYNRMPYADYTGYKAKNSPNKLIFPSKWQPAIVGSGGGLFKAQQFVTPQLKNVTPYSYPSPKVFRAPRPWNSFVLNWNGYVNQAEAVLEASANLTEDQKLKAEFFDNKFRSLGFSALQAAQLYQLSLMDFVHLDFAVNLAAFDTAIAIWQEKYRHDAVRPFSAIGYIWKDNTVTSWGGPGQGTVSDMPANQWKSYMSVADHPEYPSASASFCTAHALAARQFLGSDDLDWYIPIPAGASGVEPGVTPAADTQIVFETWTDFENDCGESRVWAGVHFPDAVPAGQAIGREVGQIAYDFVMEHIQGNL
- the ychF gene encoding redox-regulated ATPase YchF; protein product: MGFKCGIVGLPNVGKSTLFNALTKSGIGAENFPFCTIEPNSGVVAMPDPRLDALAAIVNPQKVIATTMEFVDIAGLVKGASKGEGLGNQFLANIRETDAIAHVVRCFEDDNVIHVENKINPADDIDVINLELILADLESAEKQLQRVTRTAKSGDKDAVADKNLLEKMVAHLESDQPIRSMDLSDDDKKRVRLFHMITVKPTMYIANVAEDGFDNNPFLDTVRDIAAKENAVVVPVCNKIEQEISELDDPEDIAMFLEEMGQSEPGLNRVIRGGYELLGLQTYFTAGVKEVRAWTIKQGSTAPRAAAAIHTDFEKGFIRAETMAYDDFIEYKGEAGCKQAGKLRVEGKEYIVKDGDILHFLFNV
- the pth gene encoding aminoacyl-tRNA hydrolase; translation: MKDNIRLIVGLGNPGSEYENTRHNAGAWLLDEIARQYGVQLKPEKKFHGLCGKALIKGKEVFLLFPTTFMNLSGQAVQALANFYKIPVNEILVLHDELDLPTGTAKLKLGGGHGGQNGLRDIISKMANDKNFYRLRIGIGHPGDKNKVTGHVLGKPNKDELKKIETIIDAAASEIDSLVTGDWAGAMNRLHSVKA